In the genome of Candidatus Ancaeobacter aquaticus, the window GAACATACCGAAGAGAACCTTATCCGCCTTAACGACATCATTAAAGAAGTGAAACGGCAAATCAATTCCATTAATCGATATGCGAAAAAAGCTCATGAATATAAATCTGTGTACGATGAACTTAAAGAACTCGATATTCATTATAATTATTATAAATACTTTGAGCTCAAAGCAGCTGCCGACGAAACGGCTAAACAAATAACTCTGATTAAAGAAAATGAATCGCAACATACGAGCCGTATTAGAGAGCTCGAAGAAGCATCAGACAAGGTTCGACAAGATCTCGATGTTTTAGAACAGTCGATCATGTCTTTTGAAAACGATCGCTTGTCAACTTCAGAAGCAATAAACCAGACTGAAAGCGAAATAACGTTACATGAGGAACGCGTGCGAGACCTAAAGCTTCTTGAAGAAAATGCGCTTAAAGAAATTGAGGCACTCAAAGAAAATCTTGGTCAGTTTGAAGCACAACAAAAAGGATCAGAAGAAGAATATACGCGTATTAAAGAATCAAATGTAGCACTCAAAACAATTATTAAAGAAAAGCATGAGCAGATCCATGCTTATAGTACACGCATCAAAGAGAAGGAAATGGAATTAGCGAAGAATAAAGAAGAATCGTTTGAGATGCTCTCCGTTGAAACAAGAACGCGCAATGAATTCTCAAACTTTCAAATGGAAAAAAAGAATGTATCACTTCGTAAAGAGAAACTACATGTTGAAAAAAATGAAATTATCGATCAGTGCGAATCAATAGACGCAGAATTCACAGCACTTAAGACAACTATAGACGAAGAAGAAATTTCTACTCGTTCACTCCGAGAATCTATACATGCTTTAACACACACTCAAAACACTATTTCTGAAGACGTAAAACAGCACACCGAAAAAATTCAACACTTGAAAGAGCAATTATCCGAAAAACGTGCAGATCTAAAACTGCTTAACGAACTTAAAGAACGATTCGAAGGTTATGATACAGGAGTGCGCTCAATACTTGAAACATGTACACAGGGAACAGCAAACGGTATCATAGGCCCCATAGCAGACTTTATCGAGATTAAGCCTGGGTACGAGCTTCCTGTGCAGCTTGCCCTTTCTCAAGACATGCAAGACATTCTGACCGATGATATAGACTCTATTAAGGATCATATTTCGTATTTAAAAGAACATGGAAGCGGACGAGCATCATTTATTCCCTTTATCGACTTTAAATATCGCATTAACACTGAAACCAAAAAAGATACTTTCGAGCACCTTTTACACAATCCATCCGTAAAAGGATTCGTTGCAGACTTTATCCAGTGTAAAACAACCTTTAAAGACATCATTGAGTTTCTCTTTAAGGACACTCTTGTCGTTGACACATTCGATTCTGCACTTAAACTCATTAAGCATGAGAACTTTAATTGCAATATCGTTACGCTTACCGGTGAAATGATTGACAAAAATGGTATTGTACGCGGCGGGAGCATACCGAAAGAAGAGCTCGAAATACTCAAACGTGATAATGATATCGAATCTCTCATCAAGACGATTCAAACACTTGAAAATGATATAGAAAACAACTCAGCCCTAAAAGATAAAGAAGAACTCGAACTTAAAAAGATTGTAGACGACATAACAGTCCAACGTGAAAAACTCAGAGAAAGCGAAGTGCTTCTCGGCACAAAAAAGAATGATTTTGATAAAGTCCGTTCACAAAAAGAGCGTTTACAGGATCATCACACTGTCATTGTTTCAGAAATAAAAGAACTATTCTCTGAAGACGAAAAAGTGACCCAGGAGATTGAAAAGCTCAATACCCTTTTAAACGAAAAAGAACAGGCAAACGTCACACTAAAAGTAAACCTTTCAGATATCGAAGCAACACTTACAGAGATCAACCGGGAAAAAGATGAACTCGCCGAAGAAATGACTCGATACAAAATTGATCTGGCATCTTCTGAAGAAAAAGAATTTAACACACAGGCTGGGCTGGGTAGAATTATTGAAGACCTTGCTTCAAAAAATGCATTACTCACCAGTCGCACACAGGACTGTGCAAGCTATAACGAGAAACAGATTGAATTTACACATTCCATTGAGGCGGCAAAAAATAAACTGTCATCCTTAACGGTAAAAAAAGAAGGCATAGAAAAATATCTTGAAGAAACAAAAATAAAAAAACGTTCGTTTATTAATGAACTATCCGAAATTGAAGAAGAACAAAAAGAGCTTAGATCTCTTTTAACATCATACAGCGAAAAACGTATGCAGCATGAGATTAAAATATCTGAAACAAAAATGCACCTCTCAGCAATGATTGAACATGTCAGAAAAGATTACCACATTGCTCTTGATGAGGTCTCTCTCTCTCTTGAAGAAAATACTGATTGGACTGCAGTCGAAGAGCGGATTGAAGAACTGAAAGCTATTCTCGAAAAAATCGGACCGGTGAACCTTGCCGCTATTGAGGAAAATGAAGAATTAGAAAAACGACACGCATTCATGGTCAAACAGCATGAGGATCTGGTCAAAGCAAAAGAAACATTAATGAAAGTTATCTCAAAAATCAACTCTACAACTCGTAAGCTTTTTATCGATACCTTTACCCAGGTAAGAACTAATTTTCAGGAAATGTTCGTACACCTCTTTGGCGGCGGTAAAGCAGATCTCATATTGGGAGATGAATCGGACATACTTGAGACAGGTATAGAGATCATTGCGCGGCCTCCGGGAAAGAAACTGCAAAATATTTCTCTTCTTTCCGGTGGAGAGAAAGCGCTTACTGCAGTCTCCCTGTTATTTGCAATATTCAAGGTAAAACCAAGTCCGTTTTGCGTCTTGGATGAAATTGACGCACCGCTTGATGAATCAAATATCGGCAGATTCACCGACGTCTTAA includes:
- the smc gene encoding chromosome segregation protein SMC, giving the protein MYFKRIEIAGFKSFLGKTVLDFEPGIAVIVGPNGCGKSNISDAIRWVIGEQSAKLLRGARMEDVIFNGADDKKPLSMAEASITLADCDKDLPLGYNEITVTRRIYRSGEGEYFINKTPCRLKDINELFMGTGVGKQAYSIIEQGKIGQILSTKPEERRHIFEEAAGITKYKSRKREALRKIEHTEENLIRLNDIIKEVKRQINSINRYAKKAHEYKSVYDELKELDIHYNYYKYFELKAAADETAKQITLIKENESQHTSRIRELEEASDKVRQDLDVLEQSIMSFENDRLSTSEAINQTESEITLHEERVRDLKLLEENALKEIEALKENLGQFEAQQKGSEEEYTRIKESNVALKTIIKEKHEQIHAYSTRIKEKEMELAKNKEESFEMLSVETRTRNEFSNFQMEKKNVSLRKEKLHVEKNEIIDQCESIDAEFTALKTTIDEEEISTRSLRESIHALTHTQNTISEDVKQHTEKIQHLKEQLSEKRADLKLLNELKERFEGYDTGVRSILETCTQGTANGIIGPIADFIEIKPGYELPVQLALSQDMQDILTDDIDSIKDHISYLKEHGSGRASFIPFIDFKYRINTETKKDTFEHLLHNPSVKGFVADFIQCKTTFKDIIEFLFKDTLVVDTFDSALKLIKHENFNCNIVTLTGEMIDKNGIVRGGSIPKEELEILKRDNDIESLIKTIQTLENDIENNSALKDKEELELKKIVDDITVQREKLRESEVLLGTKKNDFDKVRSQKERLQDHHTVIVSEIKELFSEDEKVTQEIEKLNTLLNEKEQANVTLKVNLSDIEATLTEINREKDELAEEMTRYKIDLASSEEKEFNTQAGLGRIIEDLASKNALLTSRTQDCASYNEKQIEFTHSIEAAKNKLSSLTVKKEGIEKYLEETKIKKRSFINELSEIEEEQKELRSLLTSYSEKRMQHEIKISETKMHLSAMIEHVRKDYHIALDEVSLSLEENTDWTAVEERIEELKAILEKIGPVNLAAIEENEELEKRHAFMVKQHEDLVKAKETLMKVISKINSTTRKLFIDTFTQVRTNFQEMFVHLFGGGKADLILGDESDILETGIEIIARPPGKKLQNISLLSGGEKALTAVSLLFAIFKVKPSPFCVLDEIDAPLDESNIGRFTDVLKDFAKESQFIVITHNKKTISSADIMYGITMEQMGVSKVVSVRFSPKRDKAEKEVQETLPIEGVQKPLRHELRYDDDLSSIDKELNIEIKEPLSQTTDLSQQTSDVRPETTDTVPQTSDSIPQTTDVRPETTD